A genomic stretch from Leptospira licerasiae serovar Varillal str. VAR 010 includes:
- the panB gene encoding 3-methyl-2-oxobutanoate hydroxymethyltransferase: MRDVNKIFPRGPKPVEKKITVLTCYDFMFARILEESGVDCLLVGDTLGVVYQGQPTTLPVTLDEMIYHAKAVRRGAPNTFVVVDLPFLSYQVSLEEGIRSAGKVMKESGCDAVKFEGGGPEILELIYKLERIGIPVMGHIGLTPQSVNVFGGHKIQGKAEEDKARLISEAKGISDAGAFSIVFELIPSALAKEISESIPIPTIGIGAGAATDGQVLVIYDFLGLNKGFKPKFLKTFLNGYDDVSGAVKNYIQEVRNGSFPGPEHSH, encoded by the coding sequence ATGAGAGATGTTAATAAAATATTTCCTAGAGGACCAAAACCAGTAGAGAAAAAGATCACTGTGTTGACCTGCTACGATTTTATGTTCGCAAGGATTTTAGAAGAATCCGGTGTGGATTGTCTTTTAGTAGGGGATACTCTGGGCGTAGTCTACCAAGGCCAACCTACCACCTTACCTGTTACCTTGGACGAGATGATCTATCATGCAAAAGCCGTTAGAAGAGGCGCCCCGAATACATTCGTAGTCGTGGACCTTCCGTTCTTAAGCTATCAAGTCTCTTTAGAAGAGGGCATCCGCTCTGCTGGAAAAGTAATGAAAGAAAGCGGATGTGATGCCGTAAAATTCGAAGGCGGCGGTCCGGAGATCTTGGAACTAATCTATAAACTAGAAAGGATAGGCATCCCTGTTATGGGACATATAGGCCTTACCCCCCAATCTGTGAACGTTTTCGGTGGGCATAAGATCCAAGGAAAAGCGGAAGAAGATAAAGCCAGATTGATAAGCGAAGCAAAAGGTATCTCCGACGCTGGAGCATTCTCGATCGTTTTCGAGCTGATCCCTTCTGCTCTTGCTAAAGAAATTTCCGAATCTATCCCAATTCCTACGATCGGGATAGGGGCAGGAGCCGCGACCGACGGACAGGTGCTCGTAATTTACGATTTTCTTGGATTGAATAAGGGCTTTAAGCCCAAGTTTTTAAAAACTTTCCTGAATGGATACGATGATGTCTCAGGTGCAGTCAAAAATTATATTCAGGAAGTGAGAAACGGGAGTTTTCCGGGGCCGGAACATTCTCATTAA
- the folK gene encoding 2-amino-4-hydroxy-6-hydroxymethyldihydropteridine diphosphokinase, with protein sequence MDKNTHIAFLCLGTNLGDREFYLSEAIQKIGAHPEIKILKKGTALNTEALEVTDQPDFLNQILQISTHLSPRELLDFLLGIENEMGRVRTRDKGPRVIDIDILSIDDMKIHEKGLHLPHHSLFIRPFILELLNELGEGSLIQSFGNPSEG encoded by the coding sequence ATGGATAAAAATACTCATATTGCATTTCTATGTTTAGGAACTAATTTGGGAGATCGTGAATTCTATCTTTCGGAAGCGATCCAAAAGATCGGCGCTCACCCTGAAATAAAGATCTTAAAAAAGGGAACTGCTTTAAATACGGAAGCTCTAGAAGTAACTGACCAGCCAGATTTTTTAAATCAGATTTTGCAGATCTCCACTCATCTTTCTCCCAGAGAACTTTTGGATTTTTTACTCGGAATAGAAAATGAAATGGGAAGGGTCCGCACAAGAGACAAAGGCCCGCGAGTCATCGACATAGATATTCTTTCCATAGACGATATGAAAATCCATGAGAAGGGTTTACATCTTCCTCACCATAGTCTGTTTATTCGACCTTTTATATTAGAACTTTTAAATGAACTCGGAGAAGGTTCCCTGATACAATCCTTTGGGAATCCTTCGGAGGGATAA
- a CDS encoding M15 family metallopeptidase, which produces MLSLFRCLVLVLVFGNFSLISQPTDEIYQGVSEISYLIGDFPKEKALVPFTNPGDPRQFFVRKETKAAFIKLKEEYKKDHPQERQEPFIVSAHRSFSDQKSIWEDKYSGKKKMREPVKDKTPSQIISLILEFSSAPGTSRHHWGTDIDINALENSYFEKGGRGETFYNWMKKNAHRFGFCQPYSPKSERAGKGYNEEKWHWSYAPLSNKFQKAWVDAYKKGKLNFKGKFQGSEFLGDMPLEYVTSINPDCARID; this is translated from the coding sequence ATGCTGTCCCTATTCCGATGTTTAGTACTTGTTCTGGTTTTCGGTAACTTCTCTCTAATATCTCAACCGACAGACGAAATCTACCAAGGTGTTTCGGAAATTTCTTATTTGATAGGAGATTTTCCCAAGGAAAAAGCCCTCGTACCTTTTACAAATCCTGGAGATCCAAGACAATTCTTTGTACGAAAAGAAACCAAGGCCGCATTTATAAAATTAAAGGAAGAATATAAAAAGGACCATCCACAAGAAAGACAAGAGCCATTCATTGTTTCCGCTCATCGATCTTTTTCGGATCAAAAGTCCATCTGGGAAGATAAATATTCCGGAAAGAAGAAGATGAGAGAACCGGTGAAAGACAAAACTCCTTCTCAGATCATTTCTTTAATTTTGGAATTTTCCAGCGCCCCCGGCACTTCTCGCCATCACTGGGGAACCGACATCGATATCAATGCCTTGGAAAACTCCTATTTTGAAAAAGGAGGGAGGGGAGAAACATTCTATAATTGGATGAAGAAGAATGCCCACAGATTCGGATTCTGTCAGCCTTATTCTCCTAAGTCAGAGAGAGCCGGAAAAGGTTATAATGAAGAGAAATGGCATTGGTCCTATGCTCCTCTCTCTAATAAATTCCAAAAAGCCTGGGTAGATGCTTATAAAAAGGGAAAATTGAACTTTAAAGGAAAATTCCAGGGATCCGAATTTTTAGGGGATATGCCCTTGGAATACGTAACATCCATCAATCCGGACTGCGCCAGAATAGATTAA
- a CDS encoding TIGR04452 family lipoprotein, whose amino-acid sequence MKKIIALLLPLFLTFNCVLFDAIGLSYPDTVDGTEAKSIILTSAVIGSAVSGFEVLSILAPQLAKVEEDKYYNKSDVDDCANEALIINLLTVDLGGFTCDLQPRATIIPFIY is encoded by the coding sequence ATGAAAAAAATCATCGCTCTTCTTCTGCCCCTGTTCCTAACGTTTAATTGTGTTCTATTTGATGCAATTGGTTTATCCTATCCGGATACTGTAGACGGAACTGAAGCAAAAAGTATTATCCTGACAAGCGCAGTTATTGGATCCGCAGTAAGCGGTTTCGAAGTTCTTTCTATTCTTGCTCCTCAATTAGCAAAAGTAGAAGAAGATAAATACTATAACAAATCGGATGTTGACGATTGTGCAAACGAAGCGTTGATCATTAACTTGCTCACTGTGGATTTAGGCGGTTTTACCTGCGATCTACAGCCTAGAGCGACGATCATTCCTTTTATCTACTGA
- a CDS encoding Hpt domain-containing protein — translation MLVDWSRLDSLKQGDDEDDVIWLEEMVRSLRKNMNSRLENIKSFTDEKKSVELQAELHQTKGVAANFGLAAVQKNVTEAELKLKEGNLDACLALCQELPSLWEQTKKELAPKFPE, via the coding sequence ATGCTAGTGGATTGGTCTCGTCTGGATTCCCTAAAACAAGGCGATGATGAAGATGATGTTATTTGGCTGGAAGAGATGGTACGTTCCTTACGTAAGAACATGAACAGCCGTTTAGAGAATATCAAAAGTTTCACTGACGAAAAGAAAAGCGTAGAACTCCAAGCAGAATTACATCAGACAAAAGGTGTGGCAGCGAATTTCGGGCTCGCGGCGGTTCAGAAAAATGTTACAGAGGCTGAACTGAAATTGAAGGAAGGAAACTTAGATGCTTGTTTGGCTCTTTGTCAGGAACTTCCGAGTCTTTGGGAGCAAACCAAAAAAGAATTAGCTCCCAAATTTCCGGAATAA
- a CDS encoding N-acetylneuraminate synthase family protein, producing the protein MDIVELEKGYPETEAKIKALASECGNATEIIRGAVVSDTIHFIGDTRKISDKEGYVKELPGVTRIWNVSLPYKNIARTAAGKNGEVVHRENRIVEVHGKDGLVRKFGTGKHIFLVGPDSPQTYEQTVTIAKQAVEIGKKFGILDRIIFRGGAFKPRTRPTDWRGMGWDGIKLLDRVKEETGLPYVTEVMDHTMAEEVSKHADMIQIGTRNAQDFELLEAVGRTGKPVILKRGFGNEAIEWFSAAEYIANQGNLNIVLCERGVKTLFIKEGYCRNTPDLNVITHAKNQTILPVIFDPSHVAGDDKIVVSNLLASLPFNPDGSITETLHVEEFRKEQMCDAAQALLMSLYEKTVEAILTYEEKIKPITDKVDSYFLERKGKK; encoded by the coding sequence GTGGACATAGTCGAACTGGAGAAGGGATATCCGGAAACCGAAGCAAAAATAAAGGCTTTGGCCTCCGAATGTGGGAACGCCACCGAGATCATTCGCGGAGCGGTCGTATCCGATACCATTCATTTTATCGGGGATACCCGTAAGATCTCCGACAAGGAAGGTTACGTAAAAGAACTTCCTGGTGTGACTAGAATTTGGAACGTATCATTGCCTTATAAAAATATAGCTCGTACCGCTGCAGGTAAAAACGGAGAAGTAGTCCATCGTGAAAATCGAATCGTAGAAGTTCACGGAAAAGACGGACTCGTGCGTAAGTTCGGAACAGGAAAACATATTTTCCTAGTAGGTCCGGATTCTCCTCAAACTTATGAGCAGACGGTCACTATTGCAAAACAAGCGGTGGAGATCGGAAAAAAATTCGGGATCTTAGATCGTATCATCTTTAGAGGTGGAGCATTCAAACCTAGAACTCGTCCAACCGATTGGAGAGGAATGGGTTGGGACGGAATTAAATTACTCGATAGAGTAAAAGAAGAAACCGGACTTCCTTACGTAACCGAAGTAATGGACCATACCATGGCGGAAGAAGTTTCCAAACATGCTGATATGATCCAGATCGGTACAAGAAACGCTCAAGACTTTGAACTTTTAGAAGCGGTAGGTCGCACAGGTAAACCTGTGATCTTAAAAAGAGGTTTCGGTAACGAAGCTATAGAGTGGTTCTCCGCTGCAGAATATATCGCTAATCAAGGAAATTTGAATATTGTTCTTTGCGAAAGAGGGGTAAAAACTCTTTTCATTAAGGAAGGATATTGCCGTAACACTCCGGATCTAAACGTGATCACTCACGCTAAAAATCAGACAATTCTTCCTGTGATATTCGACCCAAGCCATGTTGCCGGGGACGATAAGATCGTGGTTTCCAATTTATTGGCTTCACTTCCGTTCAATCCGGATGGGTCGATTACTGAAACCTTACATGTGGAAGAGTTCCGTAAAGAACAGATGTGTGATGCCGCTCAGGCGCTTCTAATGTCTTTATACGAAAAAACTGTAGAAGCTATCTTAACTTATGAGGAAAAGATCAAACCTATAACGGATAAGGTAGATTCTTATTTTTTGGAACGTAAAGGAAAAAAATAA
- the lpxA gene encoding acyl-ACP--UDP-N-acetylglucosamine O-acyltransferase has protein sequence MKIHPTAIVDSKAELHESVEVGAYTIIEKDVVIGEGTVIETGARIFAGTKLGKFNKVHHGAIIGVGPQDLGFDPSTPSKTIIGDNNTFKEYSNIHKGTKVDSPTIIGNRNYVMGNAHVGHDCILGDDNILTHGLVLAGHVTVGNKAFISGLVAVHQFCFVGDYAMIAGCSKVVQDVPPFATADGNPCTIIGLNTVGLKRGGFSPETRTAIKNAYKTIYHSGMNYRTALDQLEKESGHPPEVLQIIKFFRNSDRGVMNHR, from the coding sequence ATGAAAATTCACCCAACAGCCATCGTCGATTCGAAAGCGGAACTACACGAGTCCGTCGAAGTCGGTGCGTATACAATTATAGAAAAAGATGTGGTAATCGGCGAAGGAACCGTGATTGAAACGGGAGCCCGAATTTTCGCAGGCACTAAATTAGGTAAATTCAACAAAGTCCATCATGGAGCGATAATCGGTGTAGGACCGCAGGACTTGGGCTTTGATCCGAGCACTCCGAGCAAAACGATCATCGGAGATAATAATACTTTTAAAGAATATTCCAATATTCACAAGGGAACCAAGGTAGATTCTCCCACTATTATCGGAAACAGGAACTATGTAATGGGAAATGCTCACGTAGGGCACGACTGTATTTTAGGAGATGATAATATTCTGACCCACGGTCTTGTTTTGGCGGGACATGTCACCGTTGGAAATAAGGCATTTATTTCCGGTTTAGTTGCAGTTCACCAATTCTGTTTTGTGGGTGATTACGCAATGATTGCTGGTTGTTCTAAGGTAGTTCAGGACGTTCCTCCTTTTGCTACTGCTGACGGAAATCCTTGCACGATTATAGGATTAAATACGGTCGGTCTGAAAAGAGGAGGATTTTCTCCTGAGACAAGAACTGCGATTAAGAACGCATACAAGACGATCTATCATTCAGGTATGAATTATAGAACCGCTTTGGATCAATTGGAGAAGGAATCAGGTCACCCACCTGAAGTTCTACAGATTATTAAGTTCTTCAGAAACAGTGATCGTGGAGTAATGAACCACAGATAA